CAAGAAGTACTTCAAGTACCTGACGAAGAAGTTCCTCAAGAAGAAGGACCTCCGTGATTGGATCCGTATTCTCGCCAAGGGGAAAGACACGTACCAGTTGAAGTACTTCAACATCCAGGATCAGGAAGAGGCGTAAATCTTTTGCGGTTGCACGAGTAGGGGTACCCCGAACATGTTGGTTTGCCCCTACCTTTTTGCACTATTTTGTTCGTCATTTTGGGGTATGTGAAGTCTGTCCCGGCTCAtttcctgttttcttttctttaatgATTTTGTTACTTCGTTTACCTCCTCTGCCTTCGGTTTATTCTCCCCCCATTCGTCTCCCGAACTTCTTTATAAGGGATGATGGGTGTGAAGGATGAGGAAAGCACTCGAGTAGGCGTTGCAATTACTGTTTTGGTGTACTGGTTCCACAGCAGAGGCACTTAtcttttccggccttcatgTTTTCATTTGAAGGATTAACTTTCCCCTGATgtttctttggtttttttttctatttgccTGCATTTGTTCTTTACCAGCTAATGTAGTTGCACATGACCAACCTGCTCAGACATATGCGTAGGTACAACTGCATACTCTGAGGCTGTGGCATGAAAACACCTCCCAAGTGCcaatgaaggaaagggagcgAAAGTTTTTTATTCCAGTCTTCCGTTGGGGCGGTGCGCTTCACACTAACAGTTGTTACGTAAACACCTCCGAACAACAGTTTCTTTGAGGAGTGGGGCGCCACACAGACATGAGAACGCAAGGAATAGTAATCAAGGACACTTACGGTTTATCGTGCAATCGTGTATTGCTCGCTTAGGATTTGAAAGCGCATTGAAGGTTTGGTATTATTCCATGGGGAGCGTTGTTGGCCAGTCGGGGTGTAAAATACCATTGGTTCAGCCACCAttacaaaagtaaaacacacatatcatgttcgtttttgtttgctaGTTGTGACACTTTGCAACACCCTTCTGTGGGCgtctgtttttattttttgctttccgcGCTGCCAACACTCCGTTGCGACTCTTATGAACAtctgttttgctgttgtgttttgaAAGGACAACATTATATACCTCCTTGGTGAGTGGGGGGTGTGCGTGAGACTGTTTCGTCCACTGATACACTTTTAAGTGTCGGTGAGACGTTGCATAAAGGAAAGGCTTTTACATTAGGAAGTGATTAAGAATACATAGGCGAGCGAACGAACGTGATAAAagtatattatttatatatcgACAAAATGGGCAGTAGTAGCAGCAGTGCTAATGATTCGAGTAGCGCCAATATGGACGCTGCATCTGGGAAGGGAATCATTAACTCGCCACCACCGGGTGAATCACCCGATGACAACTCTGAGACTACCGCAAAGTGCTCTAATGCAAGTGATCTCAACAGCTACCGTGAGTTCCGCGATCAGTTACTTAGCTTTTCCCTCGGGGAAAGTGCCTATGATTACGCTGAAACGCTGTTTGCGAAGAACCCCTCCAGTCCTGAGGTGATGGCGCTTCTTGCAGAAACTACCGTGCTGTACGACAAAACTAAGAACAAGTACGCCAGGGATCACTGGTGTGATCGCCTCGATCTGCTGCAGCGTGGGGTGGACGTCAGTCGCAAATGTATAAATGAGAACCCGGAATATGGCCCGTGTTACCGAACCTACGTGTTGTCTGCTACACGTGAGGCAGAAGCCCTGTATTACATGAAAAGTTTGATGGGCCTTGGGCTCTTAGAGAACTATAACGCCATTATGCGTcggggggaaaaggggatGGAACTGCTTCCCACTGATGCGGATATCCCTAACGCGCTTGGAGCTCTCAGTGCTCGTTGCGCTTATGTCTGGTATAACCCAACCCGCCTATACGCACGTTGGTGCGGGGTTCCTGGCTGGAAGGAACTATGGGCAAAGAGTGTGCAGCTGCACAAACGCGCAGTGGAAAATGACCCTGCAAACCTTGAGTTTGCTTGCAGGCTTGCGCAGGCTTACTTTCACAGCGGAGACTATCAAAACGCGCGGCGGTGGTATGGAAAGGTACGAGATGAAATGCCACCACAAGACCTGAAAGATGAGCGGTGGCAAGCGatcgcacacacacacctttccACAGCATTCGTAAAGACCAGTTGGAATGTTCCTTTCGCGTAGCGACCCCTGTGGATGGTCAACGACGAAAGGGATGAGAACCAGAAAATGTCTTTACAGCTATCGCTGCGTTATGAGATATTcggttgctgttttttttttttacgttgtCGTATTTGTGTATCTTCGCTTGGCAGTTCGTCATGCTGTGTCGTGTAACCCCGCCTTcgccttctttccccccttgtgGCTCACTGTGTttaacaatgataataatcGTACTTATTGCAACGGCGCAATCATCGCTTCAGTAGTATATTGAATAGCAACGAGGTGGCGGCGGgaaatttttaaagaaaTAGGGTAGAAACATAGgtgcgtaaaaaaaaaaaaatgttgcgGCGTGTCACCCCCTTCACACTGTGTGCTTCAGGCTTCACTGCCTGCCGTTGGGCCGGACGAGTGCGTCATGGTGCGACGATTTGTTCAGCTGTCAGTGATGCAACCGCtgggaagcaaaaaagcgCTTGTGTCACAGACGTGGAGGAAATACCcacactttctttcctttcgtcaAAGTCCATATTGTCGGAGACAGTTGATCGAACCATTGAGGTGTGTGACGCACTTCTAAACGAAATTCCAAAGGCCAAGagcataaaagaaaaacacgacCTTATTGACTCAACTAGTAACGTTCTATGTCTTCTTCTTGACCCCTGTGAGTTTGTGCGCCAGGTTCACCCTGATGCGGAGTACAAGCAGCATGCCTCGTTCGCATTTCAAAAGGGATATGAGTACATGAGTAAAGTCAACTCCCGAAGGGATTTGTACGATGTTGTCCTTCAGCTTGACAGCACTGAGGGACACAAGGAACTCAGCAGTGAAGAAATTAAAAACGTGGCCCAACTTAGGCGGGACATGGAAAGTAACGGCATCCATCTCCCCGACAAACTACGTGAGAAGGTAACTGAAATGAACattgaaaaggaggaactcGCCATGCGCTTCCTGACGGAGCAGGGTTCGAAGAATCCCTTTGCAACACTCCGTTATCTTCTTCAGTGCCGTTACGAACTCTCGCAACTGCTGGGGTTTGAGAGCTTCGCAGAACAACAACTTCGAGGGACAATGCTGGAAAATCAGCAGCGTGTTTGGCATTTCTTGTGTGGAATTGCCCATAAGTACCGGAGAGAGGCCGAGAAGGAGATGGATATCATACGGAGCAACGTTGGAGAAGTACGTAATCGACAAAACATTACAGACGATGTCCGAGCTCGAGTGGCTCATTCACTAAGACGTGATGCGGAGCCGGAAACGGCGGCTGAGTATTTCTCCGTTGCAAACTGCATACGCGGTATTCAGTGCCTCTGTTTGGAGGTTTTTGGCGTGCGGTTGGAGGAAGTGCAGTTCGACAAAGATGAGATCTTCAACAACGACGCCAAAAAGTATCACGTGTATGACGAGAATAAGGCGTTTCTTGGAGTTATCGTACTCGATTTGTACGCGAGTGAAATGAAATATTGCCAAGCTGGCCACCTTACGTTGCAGCTTGGTTGTATACCCCACCAGGAGGCCTTGGCAAAGGTGGGGCTAAAGTTACCGAAACGCCAGTAtcccgttgttgttttaacgTGCAATGTTGGAGCCTGTTCGCCCGTGCAGCGACTCCCTAATGGTAGGTTTGACGATGAGTCTACGCTTATGCACCCCAATGAAGTGACAACAGTTTTTCACGAGTTTGGTCATGCGATGCACACCATTTTTGGCCAGACGAAGGTACAGAACCTCGCTGGAACACGTGCTAGTATCGATTTTGTAGAGACATTCTCGCAGCTCTTTGAGCAATTCCTCACCTCCCATGAGTTTCTGCAGTTGTGGGCACACCGTATCAGCACGCGGGAACCCATCTCATTTGACATGGTCATGAAACGGAACGCAGCTGCTGACATGTTCAAGCACCTTGACATGATGGATCAAGTAGTTCTTTCGGCGGTAGATCAGACCCTTCATGGTCCTCAGCCATACACTGTGTACTTTCCTCGTGGAGACCAGGGGAACCTTGGGAAACGTACACTTGGAGATATCGGCGACTACGGACGCGGTACGTACAACTTAGCAAAGGTCCTTATCGACATATGTACTCCTCTGTCTATTGTGACACCGACGGAAACAGGTGTTTTGGGTACTCTTTCGTTTGAACACCTCTCCGGTTACCCGGCAGGTTACTACGGTTACCTTTACAGTCTTTCCATTGCTCGTCGCATATGGGCGAAGAAGTTTATGAAGGACCCGCTTAACCGTGACGCAGGGAGGGAGCTGGTGCAAAAAGTAATGCGCCACGGGGCTGCATGTAACCCTGTTGATGTCATTGAGAACTATCTGGAGGACAAACTCGATGAAATCGACATATGGGTGTGAAAACGCTCTTTACTCTTCTGCACTACACATACATGCTCACGGCCTTCACCGTGCTAGGTGCGGCGAGAAGCAACACATCAGGATGTGGCAGCTCAGTCGAATCCTTCGGTCTTTAACGTTCTGCTAAATAAATGAAGTAGGGGTGCAgtgccatttttcttttttaaaaagtttttcTACCATGGTGCCGCGCGCGTGCGAAATTAAAGCAGTGCTACATGTGGCATTTTACCACCAGTCGCTGAGCGTCTGCAAACATAGGCCACACTTtaccatttattttttgtcgttCTTTTCCGCCTATGGAGACAGGAAGCGACTGCACAACATAATTTGTGCTTGGTGCCGcttcccctccttccacTGTTTAGGTACGAATATCTACTCATTTTtgtaatctttttttttaaagataaCAAATCGTGAGGTTTTCCCCCTAGGTACTTTAGTTGACCATAGGTTCAAATAATACTTTGCAAGCGTGAGTGCAAACCATAATGCGCCGcaccttcatttccttttctgctgCATCGGCAGCTGCCGCCGCACCTGTGACAAGTACTAAAATGCAGACACTTCATAAACTTCTTACGGGAGAGGTGAGCTTCAAGAACAAGGCACCAGTAAAGGACTGCAACATTGTCCATCAGTTTGGGGAAAATTGGGCAACGGAGCTATCTGCTTACGCCAAGACTCTACCGGCGGAGCAGCAGAAAATTATTGTACGACAAATTGCACGTGTTAAGTTAACACGTTATACCGTGGCTGAGCTTGCGGCATACTGTGGCGATGGCCCTGCACTCTTGGATGAAACGGCACGGGCAGCCAATATAGAGCAGGGTGTTGCTTTTGTAAAGGCAAAAGGGGTTGAGGCATTTGAGAAATATGTTGCAGAGGAATCGACGAACGCAAATTGGAAGCCCGAGGAGGCAAAGAAATTTATCGAAGATGTGAAAGCAAAGGCTAAGTAGACTCTGATGTGCGAGTATGTGTCTCTGTGATAAAGTGGTGCCCAAACTTTGAAGCagcggaagaaaaatgagttAAGAGGGttggaaaggaggaaatgaatAAAGAAGGTGCGGATCCAAGGAATGGTGGAATGAGTGTGAAGAAACACCGGGATCTGAGGGTTAGGAATAATCACTCCTCGTGCCGGCTGTTGTGAAGAGGATGCGGGGTGTGTGGGGGGAACCATTTACATATttacatttatatttatatatgtgtaagtgtttgtgtgtatggcTCGATGAACGATTACTTTGCTCTCTCCTCCCCCCTTACATGCACATGTGTTTATGCTTGTTGCGTTGTGAGATTAGTTGTAGGAAGTCATACTCGTAGTGGGCGTGCCATCCGTGTGGGGCGGGGTGTAAGATGTTTTATTCCACTTTTCCCCACATTAGTAATCCTTCGACTTTCCTTTAGCTTACATCTGTTGGGTACTGTAGGAGGTGTTAGGGAGGAATTGCCTTTTCACTTGGAATATGGTAATAACGTAGTTGGACACGAATTTACGCGGTGCATTTAAGCAGTTGCGCGTACCAGTGACGTGATGAAAGTGCgtacacacaaataaaataggAAGAAGCGTGCATGTACACTAACTTGTACCGATGACGCACTGGCTGTCATTATGTGGCCGTTCGTgcgcatatttttttttctttttttcttttcccatctTCACCGGATGGTCGCGTTAGACACCTAGGTTGATTCAAATTGTGTCAAGGGTGGAGGCTGTCAAGAGGACTTGCAACGAaaattcaaagaaaaaaagaagaaagggagagtTTCCGGCCTGCAATAAACACCAGAGCGGAAAGCGAAGTAGTGGAAGCGTCGCATcgacaaacaacaaaagaaaaatacaacgCCACCAAACAAGTTATGGTCTCCAAGAAATCACTGTATGATGTACTCGGCCTGTCACGAGATGCTACGGCTGCTGACATCACGCGTGTCTACAGACGTTTAGCGCTGCAGTATCATCCCGACCGCAACCCCGAGGGCGCAGCAAAGTTTAAAGAAATTTCCAACGCATACAGTGTGCTCTCTGACGAAAAGGACCGTCGTACTTACGATGCGACTGGAATAGTGCCGGGCGCAGCGAGTGGGAGAGGCGATGAAATGTCGGAATCACAGCGATCTGCTGAAATGCAACAACGTGTACATCAATTTTACGCCACATACGCGGGATCacatgaggaggaggaagatgtTATTGAACGATTCAAAAAGTGTAAGGGTAACTTTGGTCGAATGATACGAGAGGAGTTATTGTTTGACAACGGTAAAGTCGAGGAGGTTAAGCGACTACAAGACCTTGTGCGCTCCCttgtgaaaagggggaggttGGAATCTACGGAGGCGTGGGAGATTACATCCACAGAAGCGGCACGAAAGCGCATTGAGCGGGCCATGGCGAAAGAACGGAAAAGGGCTGTTGAAACACTCGACGCAATGGGGTTGAGCACCAAGAAGAGTGGAGCAGGGAGCATGCAAGAGCTTCAGGCCATTATCTCACGTAACCAAGAGAAGCAGTGGGCTGATATGCTTGGTAATCTGGAGGAAAAGTACGTTAAGCGAAAGAATGTAGCTGAGGAACACGccgggaagaaaaagaagcgggAACAGCAGGAAAGTGCATCGGCACCtcgaaaaaagacaaagaaatAAGTCTACGCATTATTCTCAGCTAGCCGTGTGCATGCCACAACTACATCCGAAAGCGGTGTATCGATGACCATAGATTCTGGAGACTAACTTAGCTGTGTTGGTTTGGGAACTTCGCACTGCGTGAACACTAATGCATTCAGTTTGGTCGAAACATTGTGACGGCACGCTAGTGACAACTACCTCAACATCACACTTCCAATAgagttagtttttttttcactttctgacttttttttttatgtttagCCATCCCACAAGTGCACGCGTATTCGCGTATAGACGCTCTCATGAAAGCACAAAGGCAGAGAGCGCGCTGCTGCAAGTGTCTACCGctgtttttctacttttcaaAAATCCTTCGTTTCTTGTCTCGACGCATATTTATTCATTGATTCATTAAATCACTAAGGTAAAACAGCTGTGTCTCCGCGCCgcggtgtttgtttgtttgtttgtttctttctttctttgacCAAGGAGAGAAACGAAGGATTTGGGAATAGGAAGAACACTTTTATTTGCTAAGGTGCTAAGTTGCTAAACACCCTAGGTCGCTACTACCCTTTTTAGTGTTGGTGTCCCAATGCATTCAGTCCACGAATCGCTCTTAGGGGATGACGCTGCCGCGCGCAATAATGGTCGCCAGTCAACCATCAACCGAATTTCAATGCTAGTTGCTCAAAGACTTTC
This region of Trypanosoma brucei gambiense DAL972 chromosome 10, complete sequence genomic DNA includes:
- a CDS encoding chaperone protein DNAj, putative yields the protein MVSKKSLYDVLGLSRDATAADITRVYRRLALQYHPDRNPEGAAKFKEISNAYSVLSDEKDRRTYDATGIVPGAASGRGDEMSESQRSAEMQQRVHQFYATYAGSHEEEEDVIERFKKCKGNFGRMIREELLFDNGKVEEVKRLQDLVRSLVKRGRLESTEAWEITSTEAARKRIERAMAKERKRAVETLDAMGLSTKKSGAGSMQELQAIISRNQEKQWADMLGNLEEKYVKRKNVAEEHAGKKKKREQQESASAPRKKTKK
- a CDS encoding metallo-peptidase, Clan MA(E) Family M3; amino-acid sequence: MLRRVTPFTLCASGFTACRWAGRVRHGATICSAVSDATAGKQKSACVTDVEEIPTLSFLSSKSILSETVDRTIEVCDALLNEIPKAKSIKEKHDLIDSTSNVLCLLLDPCEFVRQVHPDAEYKQHASFAFQKGYEYMSKVNSRRDLYDVVLQLDSTEGHKELSSEEIKNVAQLRRDMESNGIHLPDKLREKVTEMNIEKEELAMRFLTEQGSKNPFATLRYLLQCRYELSQLLGFESFAEQQLRGTMLENQQRVWHFLCGIAHKYRREAEKEMDIIRSNVGEVRNRQNITDDVRARVAHSLRRDAEPETAAEYFSVANCIRGIQCLCLEVFGVRLEEVQFDKDEIFNNDAKKYHVYDENKAFLGVIVLDLYASEMKYCQAGHLTLQLGCIPHQEALAKVGLKLPKRQYPVVVLTCNVGACSPVQRLPNGRFDDESTLMHPNEVTTVFHEFGHAMHTIFGQTKVQNLAGTRASIDFVETFSQLFEQFLTSHEFLQLWAHRISTREPISFDMVMKRNAAADMFKHLDMMDQVVLSAVDQTLHGPQPYTVYFPRGDQGNLGKRTLGDIGDYGRGTYNLAKVLIDICTPLSIVTPTETGVLGTLSFEHLSGYPAGYYGYLYSLSIARRIWAKKFMKDPLNRDAGRELVQKVMRHGAACNPVDVIENYLEDKLDEIDIWV